Proteins found in one Geomonas subterranea genomic segment:
- a CDS encoding putative bifunctional diguanylate cyclase/phosphodiesterase, which produces MEANPYDESELRPELVLVVDDDEMMRDLAVAALEQAGFFVAEAENGVIALEQFRQLQPDIVLLDVMMPEMDGFATCRALRALPAGVDVPVLMMTGLDDTRAIDQAYHAGATDFITKPIHWAILRHRVRYMLRSSKAIRDLRVSEARLNNAHRIAHMGSWEWDVLNDKFHWSHEISNIFGVDPSGFDSSYSAFLNTIHPLDKELFNKAFEDSCSLKRPISLDHQIVLPGGDERCCHTEGEIGTDDTGQVVRISGTIQDITERKRIEEQVRSLAYYDSITGLPNRVFFGELLDRALTFARRYRKKVAVLFLDLDRFKEINDTLGHAVGDQLLREVSERLKHCVRGYDSVWPGGVKGEENPVARLGGDEFTVIMEDIQDTKGVIAASQRILQLLSDPFLLDGVEICVTTSIGISIYPDDGEDAMTLVKNADTAMYHAKREGRNNAQFFMQALNDAACERLLLERQLRKALANEEFVLYYQPQVDAGSGSIIGLEALIRWQSPELGFVPPGSFIPFAEESGQITLIDEWVVHAACRQLAAWLAQGITPPRVAVNLSGCHFLKKSLVEMVSECLQNFGLEGRHLEVELTEGVIMRDVEQATATLAELKRMGVTVSIDDFGTGYSSLSYLRRFPIDTLKIDRSFITGVTRDPDGAAITTAIISMATSMRLEIVAEGVETAEQMSFLLEHGCSVMQGYLFCRPAPPEEITRLLVEGLAMP; this is translated from the coding sequence ATGGAAGCGAACCCTTACGACGAGAGCGAACTGCGGCCCGAGCTGGTGCTGGTCGTCGATGACGACGAGATGATGCGGGACCTGGCCGTGGCGGCCCTGGAGCAGGCGGGGTTCTTCGTGGCCGAGGCAGAAAACGGCGTCATCGCCCTGGAGCAGTTCCGGCAGTTGCAGCCCGACATTGTCCTGCTCGACGTGATGATGCCGGAGATGGACGGCTTCGCGACCTGTCGCGCCCTGCGCGCCCTCCCCGCCGGCGTGGACGTGCCGGTCCTCATGATGACCGGGCTCGATGACACCCGTGCCATCGACCAGGCGTATCACGCCGGGGCCACCGACTTCATCACCAAGCCGATCCACTGGGCCATCCTGCGGCACCGGGTCCGCTACATGCTCCGTTCCAGCAAGGCGATCCGCGACCTCAGGGTGAGCGAGGCCCGTCTGAACAACGCCCACCGCATCGCCCACATGGGGAGCTGGGAGTGGGACGTCCTCAACGACAAGTTCCACTGGTCCCATGAGATATCCAACATCTTCGGCGTCGACCCGTCCGGATTCGACTCATCGTACTCGGCCTTCCTCAACACCATCCACCCGCTGGACAAGGAGCTCTTCAACAAGGCCTTCGAGGACTCCTGCTCCTTGAAGCGGCCCATCAGCCTGGACCACCAGATCGTGCTCCCCGGCGGCGACGAGCGCTGCTGCCACACCGAGGGCGAGATCGGCACGGACGATACCGGCCAGGTGGTGCGCATCTCCGGCACCATCCAGGACATCACCGAGAGGAAGCGGATCGAGGAGCAGGTCCGTTCCCTGGCCTACTACGACAGCATCACCGGCCTCCCCAACCGCGTTTTTTTCGGCGAACTCCTGGACCGCGCCCTCACCTTCGCGCGCCGCTACCGCAAGAAAGTGGCGGTTCTCTTCCTGGACCTGGACCGCTTCAAGGAGATCAACGACACCCTCGGGCACGCCGTGGGGGACCAACTGCTCAGGGAAGTCTCCGAGCGCCTCAAGCACTGCGTCCGCGGCTATGACTCCGTCTGGCCGGGGGGAGTAAAAGGGGAGGAAAACCCGGTGGCCCGGCTGGGTGGGGACGAGTTTACCGTCATCATGGAGGACATCCAGGATACCAAGGGGGTGATCGCGGCCTCGCAGCGGATCCTGCAGCTCCTCTCCGACCCGTTCCTCCTGGACGGGGTGGAGATCTGCGTCACCACCAGCATCGGCATCAGCATCTACCCCGACGACGGCGAAGACGCCATGACCCTGGTGAAAAACGCCGACACCGCCATGTACCACGCCAAGAGGGAGGGGCGCAACAACGCCCAGTTCTTCATGCAGGCCCTCAACGACGCCGCCTGCGAGCGGCTCCTCCTGGAGCGGCAGCTCAGAAAGGCGCTCGCCAACGAGGAATTCGTGCTCTACTACCAGCCGCAGGTCGATGCCGGCAGCGGCAGCATCATCGGGCTGGAGGCGCTGATTCGCTGGCAGAGCCCGGAGCTCGGCTTCGTCCCCCCCGGGAGCTTCATCCCCTTCGCCGAGGAGAGCGGGCAGATCACGCTGATCGACGAATGGGTGGTGCATGCCGCATGCCGCCAGCTCGCCGCCTGGCTCGCCCAGGGGATCACCCCCCCGAGGGTTGCGGTGAACCTCTCCGGCTGCCACTTCCTGAAGAAGAGCCTGGTGGAGATGGTCTCCGAGTGCCTGCAGAACTTCGGGCTGGAGGGGCGCCACCTCGAGGTGGAACTCACCGAAGGGGTGATCATGCGGGACGTGGAGCAGGCGACGGCCACCCTCGCGGAACTAAAGCGGATGGGGGTCACCGTCTCCATTGACGACTTCGGCACCGGCTACTCATCCCTGAGCTACCTGCGGCGCTTCCCCATCGACACCCTGAAGATCGACCGCTCCTTCATAACGGGCGTGACCAGGGACCCCGACGGTGCCGCCATCACCACCGCCATCATCTCCATGGCCACCAGCATGAGGCTCGAGATCGTCGCCGAGGGGGTGGAGACCGCCGAGCAGATGAGCTTCCTTCTTGAGCATGGCTGCTCCGTCATGCAGGGGTACCTTTTCTGCCGCCCGGCGCCCCCGGAGGAGATCACACGGCTCCTGGTCGAGGGGCTCGCCATGCCGTAA
- a CDS encoding response regulator — translation MEKRKILVIDDDETITTLLRGVLEWAGYEVRLAGNAAEANRHLWEGVKPDLIILDVMMPFLSGDRVAGIYKSNEATRDIPILYVSGRPEEELKALVESTGASGYLHKPFGTSKVVAAVQALLG, via the coding sequence ATGGAAAAGCGAAAAATCCTGGTGATCGACGACGACGAGACCATCACCACGTTGCTGCGCGGGGTCCTGGAATGGGCGGGCTATGAGGTCCGGCTGGCCGGCAACGCCGCCGAGGCCAACCGGCACCTCTGGGAGGGCGTGAAGCCCGACCTGATTATCCTGGACGTGATGATGCCCTTCCTCTCCGGTGACCGGGTGGCCGGGATCTACAAGTCCAACGAGGCGACCCGGGACATCCCCATCCTCTATGTCTCCGGCCGCCCGGAGGAGGAACTGAAGGCGCTCGTGGAGAGCACCGGGGCCAGCGGCTACCTGCACAAACCGTTCGGGACGTCGAAGGTGGTGGCCGCCGTGCAGGCGCTGCTGGGATAA
- a CDS encoding response regulator: protein MRKLIGRLPIRKKLMLILLISSGFTLALVSLTFVVGTFVWSRIGMHQELSTLASIVGHNSSAAVAFGDRADAQRTLQFLKDKKYILEAYVLAEDWQPFASYQAAGAGRQAKSGKALALEAAWGDMWDLDGDMVVSSKIILEGQQLGTVVIRADYREVNRQVIWVLGAALLSMLGSLFCSYFVSLRLQGVVSAPIVRLARTMEGVSRDQDYAVRVEKSGDDELGALMQGFNEMLRQIQARDRELASYRNQLEQKVAQRTGELELTVAELQRAMEAAQTASRAKSQFLANMSHEIRTPMNGMLGMTELLMATRLDEQQRRFVSSVRRSGEALLSIINDILDFSKIEAGKLELEETAFNLQETVADVVELLAETAHRKGLEIVALVENDVPPLLVGDQVRVHQVLMNLVGNAVKFTDRGEVVIRGTLKEDRGEEVVVRLEVADTGIGIPPEVKERIFEGFSQADNSTTRKYGGTGLGLTIARQLVELMGGEIGLESEPGMGSTFRFTLSLRRETAQRSDPSERASLAGYRAFIVDDNSTNLSITHHELHAWGIKADMADNAATALDLMRKAAGDGSPYDFAILDMQMPGMNGIDLARAIKADPALAPTRLLMVTSVGQYGDEAEAVKAGIACYISKPVRQSRLYNAIVDLLGVGMSHAAQPQGDADQGGEAPLSAMVLLVEDNPVNQDVATAMLEASGCRVSVANNGAEALEAVSRRDFDLIFMDCQMPVMDGYAATRAIRERERSAPEVKHRTIIALTAHAMRGDREQCFAAGMDDYLTKPFTQAQLVALLQRWIVPPPPSAEEQVGPGQDAVAVAGDDRIDPAVLDEIRALQLPGKPDLLVKVVGSFMKSSPLLLASMREGLSGGDPQGVRQAAHTLKSSSASLGCLGLSETCRQLELLTVEGGMEGAEPLLLRIEAQHRKALEFLTALPDLPRA, encoded by the coding sequence ATGAGGAAATTGATCGGCCGGCTGCCGATTCGGAAAAAGCTGATGCTGATCCTGCTGATCTCCAGCGGGTTCACCCTTGCGCTCGTCTCGCTCACCTTCGTGGTCGGCACCTTCGTCTGGTCCCGTATCGGGATGCACCAGGAACTCTCCACTCTCGCCTCCATCGTCGGGCACAACAGCTCAGCCGCGGTCGCCTTCGGGGACAGGGCCGACGCCCAGCGCACGTTGCAGTTCCTCAAGGACAAAAAATACATACTGGAGGCGTACGTCCTTGCGGAGGACTGGCAGCCTTTCGCCTCCTACCAGGCCGCAGGGGCCGGGCGGCAGGCCAAGTCCGGCAAGGCGCTGGCACTGGAAGCGGCATGGGGAGACATGTGGGACCTCGACGGGGACATGGTGGTCAGCTCGAAGATCATCCTCGAGGGACAGCAGTTGGGGACCGTGGTGATCCGGGCGGACTACCGTGAAGTCAACAGGCAGGTCATCTGGGTGCTGGGAGCCGCACTCCTGTCGATGCTGGGGAGCCTGTTTTGCTCCTACTTCGTTTCGCTCCGGCTGCAGGGGGTGGTATCGGCGCCCATCGTGCGGCTCGCCCGCACCATGGAGGGGGTCTCCCGGGACCAGGACTACGCGGTCCGGGTCGAAAAAAGCGGCGACGACGAACTGGGCGCCCTGATGCAGGGGTTCAACGAGATGCTGCGGCAGATCCAGGCCCGCGACCGCGAACTCGCCAGCTACCGGAACCAGCTGGAACAAAAGGTGGCGCAACGCACCGGTGAACTGGAACTGACGGTGGCCGAACTGCAGCGCGCCATGGAGGCGGCACAGACGGCGAGCCGCGCCAAGAGCCAGTTCCTGGCCAACATGAGCCACGAGATCCGCACCCCGATGAACGGGATGCTGGGGATGACGGAACTGCTGATGGCCACCAGGCTGGACGAGCAGCAAAGACGCTTCGTCTCCTCGGTGCGCCGCTCGGGAGAGGCGCTCCTCAGCATCATCAACGACATCCTCGACTTCTCCAAGATCGAAGCGGGCAAGCTGGAGCTGGAGGAGACCGCCTTCAACCTGCAGGAGACGGTGGCCGACGTGGTCGAACTCCTGGCCGAGACGGCGCACCGCAAGGGGCTCGAGATCGTCGCGCTGGTGGAAAACGACGTCCCCCCGCTGCTGGTGGGGGACCAGGTGCGCGTGCACCAGGTCCTGATGAACCTGGTGGGAAACGCGGTGAAATTCACCGACCGGGGGGAGGTGGTCATTCGCGGGACCCTCAAGGAGGACCGCGGCGAGGAGGTCGTGGTGCGGCTCGAGGTTGCGGATACCGGCATCGGGATCCCCCCCGAGGTGAAGGAGAGGATCTTCGAGGGGTTCTCCCAGGCGGACAACTCGACGACGCGCAAGTACGGCGGCACCGGCCTGGGACTCACCATCGCCCGCCAGCTCGTGGAACTCATGGGGGGGGAGATCGGCCTCGAGAGCGAACCGGGCATGGGCTCGACCTTCCGCTTCACCCTCAGCCTGCGCCGGGAGACCGCGCAGAGGAGCGATCCATCCGAACGCGCCTCCCTCGCGGGTTACCGGGCGTTCATAGTCGACGACAACTCGACCAACCTGAGCATCACGCACCACGAGCTGCACGCCTGGGGCATCAAAGCCGACATGGCGGACAACGCCGCGACCGCTCTCGACCTGATGCGGAAGGCGGCAGGGGACGGGTCGCCCTACGATTTCGCCATACTGGACATGCAGATGCCGGGGATGAACGGTATCGACCTTGCCCGCGCCATCAAGGCGGACCCGGCGCTCGCCCCGACGAGGCTCCTCATGGTGACATCGGTGGGTCAGTACGGCGACGAGGCCGAAGCGGTCAAGGCCGGCATCGCCTGCTACATCAGCAAGCCGGTGCGCCAGTCACGGCTGTACAACGCCATCGTCGACCTTCTGGGGGTGGGGATGAGCCATGCGGCGCAGCCGCAGGGAGACGCGGACCAGGGGGGAGAGGCACCCCTGTCGGCGATGGTGCTCCTCGTGGAGGACAACCCCGTGAACCAGGACGTGGCGACAGCCATGCTGGAGGCGTCCGGCTGCCGGGTCAGCGTGGCCAACAACGGGGCTGAGGCCCTGGAGGCCGTCTCCCGGCGCGACTTCGACCTGATCTTCATGGACTGCCAGATGCCGGTCATGGACGGCTACGCCGCCACCCGCGCCATCCGGGAGCGGGAGAGAAGCGCGCCGGAAGTAAAACACCGCACCATCATCGCCCTGACCGCCCACGCCATGCGCGGCGACCGCGAGCAGTGCTTCGCCGCCGGCATGGACGATTACCTGACCAAACCCTTCACGCAGGCGCAACTGGTCGCCCTGTTGCAGCGGTGGATCGTCCCGCCGCCACCCTCCGCGGAGGAACAGGTGGGGCCGGGGCAGGATGCGGTGGCGGTCGCCGGCGATGACCGCATCGATCCGGCGGTGCTTGACGAAATCCGCGCGCTGCAGCTCCCTGGCAAGCCGGACCTTTTGGTCAAGGTGGTGGGGTCCTTCATGAAGTCCAGCCCGCTGTTGCTGGCGTCGATGCGTGAGGGGTTGTCCGGAGGGGACCCGCAGGGGGTGCGCCAGGCCGCGCACACGCTGAAATCGAGCAGCGCCTCGCTGGGGTGCCTGGGGCTTTCCGAGACCTGCCGGCAGCTGGAGCTCCTGACGGTGGAAGGGGGCATGGAGGGGGCCGAGCCGCTGTTGTTGCGGATCGAGGCGCAGCACCGCAAAGCACTGGAGTTCCTGACCGCGCTCCCGGACCTCCCGCGGGCCTGA
- a CDS encoding bacteriohemerythrin — protein sequence MPIVTWDGSLAVGHEMIDQHHEHLVELLNKTYDEFCDRKDQEVLQAVLDELIDYATYHFSQEELLMEKTGFPDTPEHLKEHAYFIRRVKEIQKDFVTGASHLSLEIISFLKNWLVNHIAQRDTVLGAYATTHQEKPVVIVLD from the coding sequence ATGCCTATCGTGACGTGGGACGGAAGTCTGGCGGTCGGACACGAGATGATCGACCAGCATCACGAACACCTGGTGGAGCTGCTCAACAAGACTTACGACGAGTTCTGTGACAGGAAGGACCAGGAGGTCCTGCAGGCGGTGCTCGATGAACTCATCGACTACGCCACCTACCACTTCAGCCAGGAAGAGCTCCTCATGGAGAAGACGGGTTTTCCCGACACGCCTGAGCACCTGAAGGAACATGCCTACTTCATCCGCAGGGTGAAGGAGATACAGAAGGACTTCGTGACCGGTGCCTCCCACCTCTCGCTCGAGATCATATCCTTTCTCAAAAACTGGCTGGTGAACCACATCGCTCAAAGGGACACCGTGCTCGGGGCCTACGCCACCACGCACCAGGAAAAACCCGTCGTCATCGTCCTCGACTGA
- a CDS encoding flavodoxin family protein, which produces MKVIGINGSPRKKWNTAQVLQKALDGAAAQGAETELVHLYEVDFKGCTSCFACKLKGGTSYGKCAMRDGLTPVLEKIAQADALVLGSPVYFGRVSGEMCSFLERLLFQYFVYSQPPASLFGRRIRTAFIYTMNVPETLMREMNYAVHIGGNENYLARIFGGCETLCCNETVQFDDYGKYVFNYFDPEQRRQRHSVLFPENLQKAFELGQRLVSP; this is translated from the coding sequence ATGAAAGTCATCGGAATCAACGGCAGTCCCAGGAAGAAGTGGAACACCGCGCAGGTGCTGCAAAAGGCGCTGGACGGCGCGGCGGCGCAAGGGGCGGAGACGGAGCTTGTTCATCTCTACGAGGTCGATTTCAAGGGGTGTACCAGCTGCTTTGCCTGCAAGCTGAAGGGTGGCACGAGCTATGGAAAGTGCGCCATGCGGGACGGCCTTACCCCGGTCCTCGAAAAAATCGCACAGGCCGACGCACTCGTGCTCGGGTCGCCGGTCTACTTCGGCAGGGTCTCCGGTGAGATGTGCTCCTTCCTGGAAAGGCTTTTGTTCCAGTACTTCGTCTACTCACAGCCGCCGGCGTCGCTGTTCGGAAGAAGGATCCGCACCGCCTTCATCTACACCATGAACGTGCCGGAAACTCTCATGCGGGAGATGAACTACGCGGTTCACATCGGGGGGAACGAGAACTACCTGGCCAGGATCTTCGGCGGGTGCGAAACGCTCTGCTGCAACGAGACGGTCCAGTTCGACGACTACGGCAAATACGTCTTCAACTACTTCGATCCCGAGCAGCGGCGGCAAAGGCACAGCGTGCTCTTCCCGGAAAACCTCCAGAAGGCCTTCGAATTGGGCCAGCGGCTGGTTTCCCCCTAG
- a CDS encoding GAF domain-containing sensor histidine kinase, producing the protein MAARKGNNLLEQALRVAQSSGRSHEGRLRGLLRLAARTPGFASASLFLPDSTEPALSECFSSLLPGASRSCLIPYGQGCAGRAAAELREVYGSSADLHPEERGSGEAGQLAAIPILDGTGLAAILALACPDPELPDESLALCRQLVPVFSLTLAGLAAEQEAQKARGNLALLASLGQLLSVPAPAATLLPQLVKLCTGSGLAGCAVIRLAPKGRNRGRVFKGCHSCAKRELTAFLEVEQRLSARSIAGGATRTEKLPLPGSCRYALCTPLSSNGQQLGAVTLFGGAQLLGTEQIELCETVARQIAAALTEAICEERVASFDTENEKKLKELSLLYRLSNTMLSTIKLNKLIHLTLTALTSGPTPFFDRAMLFLANERSGSLVGMLGVTNENAPSLSIPQGGGDDLLSSRWDITEDEMAAQRESEFSRQVQGKRLELDPTLNIASQAVLERRLIYIPEEAGIGADTPAVSRIALAASPLIAHGQTVGVVLVDNAITLSPITQEHLRFLQLFTNQAGMAIENSILYNKIEDAHRQLSEAQENLLQKERLAAIGEVAAGIAHELKGPLVSIGGFASRLARKLPSESEERANADLIVREVVRLEGILSEILLFSKKTTICYTRCNIADIVKESLAVVAPPVEEKRIEISTKFPRQRQLLLGDCQQLKQVFINIILNSLDAMSAGGKLMIQVQPSELDGKEAVTVKIVDTGGGIPLEQLNNIFTPFFTTKEGGTGLGLPIANRIITNHGGKIQVTNHPGLGAEFRIVLPKHW; encoded by the coding sequence ATGGCTGCCCGGAAGGGAAATAACCTCCTGGAGCAAGCGTTACGCGTTGCCCAGTCTTCCGGCCGCTCCCATGAGGGCCGGCTCCGCGGCCTGCTCCGTCTGGCTGCCCGTACCCCCGGCTTTGCCTCGGCCTCCCTCTTTCTACCAGATTCTACAGAACCCGCGCTCAGCGAATGTTTCAGCTCCCTGCTCCCCGGTGCCAGCCGCAGCTGCCTGATCCCCTACGGACAGGGGTGCGCCGGCCGCGCCGCCGCCGAACTGCGCGAGGTCTACGGCAGCTCTGCCGACCTGCATCCCGAAGAGCGCGGCAGCGGCGAGGCGGGGCAGCTCGCGGCCATCCCCATCCTGGACGGCACGGGACTCGCCGCCATCCTCGCCCTCGCCTGCCCCGATCCCGAGCTTCCCGACGAAAGCCTGGCGCTTTGCCGGCAGCTGGTCCCGGTCTTCTCCCTCACCCTGGCCGGTCTCGCCGCCGAACAGGAGGCCCAAAAGGCGCGCGGCAACCTGGCGCTGCTCGCTTCGCTGGGGCAGCTGCTCTCCGTTCCCGCACCGGCAGCCACGCTGCTGCCGCAGCTGGTGAAGCTCTGCACCGGCTCGGGGCTCGCAGGGTGCGCCGTCATCCGGCTCGCCCCCAAGGGGCGCAACCGGGGGAGGGTGTTCAAAGGCTGCCACAGCTGCGCCAAGAGAGAGCTGACAGCGTTTCTGGAGGTCGAGCAGAGGCTTTCCGCGCGGAGCATCGCCGGCGGCGCCACCCGGACCGAAAAGCTACCGCTCCCGGGATCGTGCCGCTATGCCCTCTGCACCCCCCTCAGTAGCAACGGCCAGCAGCTGGGCGCCGTGACCCTGTTCGGCGGCGCGCAACTCCTTGGTACGGAACAGATCGAACTGTGTGAAACCGTTGCCCGCCAGATCGCCGCTGCGCTCACCGAGGCGATCTGCGAAGAGCGGGTGGCCAGCTTCGACACCGAAAACGAGAAGAAGCTGAAGGAACTCTCCCTCCTGTACCGGCTGAGCAACACCATGCTCTCCACGATCAAGCTGAACAAGCTGATCCACCTGACCCTTACCGCCCTCACCTCGGGCCCCACCCCCTTCTTCGACCGCGCCATGCTGTTCCTGGCCAACGAGCGCTCCGGCTCCCTGGTCGGGATGCTCGGGGTCACCAACGAGAACGCCCCTTCCCTTTCCATACCACAGGGGGGTGGCGACGACCTCCTCTCCAGCCGCTGGGACATCACCGAGGACGAGATGGCTGCCCAGCGCGAGTCGGAATTCTCGCGGCAGGTGCAGGGCAAAAGGCTCGAACTCGATCCCACACTGAACATCGCGTCCCAGGCCGTGCTCGAGAGGCGGCTGATCTACATTCCGGAAGAAGCCGGCATCGGCGCCGACACGCCCGCGGTATCGCGTATCGCGCTGGCCGCCTCACCGCTCATCGCCCACGGGCAGACCGTCGGCGTGGTGCTGGTCGACAACGCGATCACCCTCTCGCCGATCACCCAGGAACACCTCCGTTTCCTGCAGCTTTTCACCAACCAGGCCGGCATGGCGATCGAGAACTCGATACTCTACAACAAGATCGAGGACGCGCACCGCCAGTTGAGCGAGGCCCAGGAGAACCTGCTCCAGAAGGAGCGCCTGGCCGCCATCGGCGAGGTCGCCGCCGGCATCGCGCACGAGCTGAAAGGACCGCTGGTCTCCATAGGTGGGTTCGCCAGCCGGCTGGCCCGCAAGCTGCCATCGGAGAGCGAGGAACGGGCCAACGCCGATCTGATCGTACGCGAGGTGGTGCGCCTGGAGGGGATCCTCTCCGAGATACTGCTCTTCTCCAAGAAGACCACCATCTGCTATACCCGCTGCAACATCGCGGACATCGTCAAGGAATCCCTCGCCGTGGTCGCTCCGCCGGTCGAGGAGAAGCGGATCGAGATCAGCACGAAGTTCCCGCGTCAGCGCCAGCTCCTTTTGGGCGACTGCCAGCAGCTGAAGCAGGTGTTCATCAACATCATCCTGAACTCCCTCGACGCCATGAGCGCCGGCGGCAAGCTGATGATCCAGGTGCAGCCCAGCGAGCTCGACGGCAAGGAAGCGGTCACGGTTAAGATAGTCGATACCGGCGGCGGCATTCCGCTCGAGCAGCTGAACAACATCTTCACCCCGTTTTTCACCACCAAGGAGGGGGGCACCGGCCTCGGTCTCCCCATCGCCAACCGGATCATCACCAACCACGGCGGCAAGATCCAGGTGACCAACCACCCCGGCCTCGGCGCCGAATTCCGCATCGTCCTGCCCAAGCACTGGTGA
- the dksA gene encoding RNA polymerase-binding protein DksA: MNSEKLEYFRGILQEEKRSLLEEAGRTVMEMNSDTTNFPDPTDRATQESDRTFELRIRDRERKLIVKIQEALNRIDSGTFGICEVCEEDISEARLKARPVTTLCIDCKMEQEKKERFR, translated from the coding sequence ATGAATTCGGAAAAGCTCGAGTACTTCAGAGGTATCCTGCAGGAAGAGAAACGATCGCTCCTGGAAGAGGCAGGCCGGACCGTCATGGAGATGAACTCCGACACGACCAACTTCCCGGACCCGACCGACCGCGCCACCCAGGAATCGGACCGCACCTTCGAACTGCGCATCCGGGACCGCGAGCGCAAGCTGATCGTAAAGATCCAGGAAGCGCTGAACCGCATCGACAGCGGCACCTTCGGCATCTGCGAAGTGTGCGAAGAGGACATCAGCGAAGCGCGCCTGAAGGCCCGCCCAGTGACCACCCTCTGTATCGACTGCAAGATGGAACAGGAAAAGAAGGAACGGTTCCGCTAG
- the radA gene encoding DNA repair protein RadA, with amino-acid sequence MAKVKVKTGYVCSDCGATYPKWQGHCSACDAWSTIKEVRLGPEPRAGRRDGFAGAISAVTLLGDVKCTEETRFSSGSDEFDRVLGGGFVPGSVILIGGDPGAGKSTILLQTMCHAAEAREVLYVSGEESLQQIAGRARRLQLPLDRVKMLAESSVERVLEAAERERPEVVVIDSIQVMQSAGIDAAPGGVSQVRESAAAFTCYAKTSGVVLIMVGHVTKDQSLAGPMTLSHMVDTQVMLSSTEDARYRLMRTTKNRFGPVNELGVFAMTERGLREVKNPSAIFLSRTENAAPGSLISVLWEGTRPLLVEIQSLVVSAQYGSPRRLGIGLDQNRIAMILAVITKHGGLVLSDQDVFVNVVGGIRVLETSADLAVGLAIVSSFRNSVLPQDLLVFGEVGLSGEIRPVSNGESRLKEGVKHGFTRAIVPKGNAPKKEIPGMKVVGVTCLAEALDAI; translated from the coding sequence ATGGCAAAGGTGAAGGTGAAGACCGGGTACGTCTGCTCCGACTGCGGCGCGACCTATCCCAAATGGCAGGGTCACTGTAGCGCCTGCGACGCCTGGAGCACCATAAAGGAGGTCCGCCTGGGCCCGGAACCACGGGCCGGCCGGCGCGACGGCTTCGCCGGCGCCATCTCCGCGGTCACCCTCCTGGGCGACGTGAAGTGCACGGAGGAAACCCGCTTCTCCAGCGGCAGCGACGAGTTCGACAGGGTGCTTGGCGGCGGCTTCGTTCCAGGCTCCGTGATCCTGATCGGTGGCGACCCCGGCGCGGGGAAGAGCACCATCCTTTTGCAGACCATGTGCCACGCCGCTGAGGCCAGGGAGGTGCTCTACGTATCGGGCGAGGAATCGCTGCAGCAGATCGCGGGGCGCGCACGCCGGCTGCAGCTGCCGCTGGACCGGGTCAAAATGCTGGCCGAGAGCTCGGTTGAGCGGGTCCTGGAGGCGGCCGAACGTGAGCGGCCCGAGGTGGTGGTCATCGACTCGATCCAGGTGATGCAGTCGGCAGGGATCGACGCCGCGCCGGGGGGGGTGTCCCAGGTCCGTGAGTCGGCAGCCGCGTTCACCTGCTACGCGAAGACCTCCGGAGTGGTCCTCATCATGGTCGGCCACGTCACCAAGGACCAGTCCCTGGCGGGCCCCATGACCCTGTCTCACATGGTTGACACCCAGGTGATGCTTTCCTCCACCGAGGACGCCCGCTACCGGCTCATGCGCACCACCAAGAACCGTTTCGGACCGGTGAACGAGCTGGGGGTATTCGCCATGACGGAGCGGGGGCTGCGCGAGGTGAAGAACCCCTCGGCCATCTTCCTCTCCCGCACCGAGAACGCGGCGCCGGGGAGCCTGATCAGCGTGCTATGGGAAGGCACCAGGCCCCTCCTGGTCGAGATCCAGTCACTGGTCGTGTCGGCCCAGTACGGCTCGCCGCGCCGGCTCGGCATCGGCCTGGACCAGAACCGGATCGCCATGATCCTCGCCGTGATAACCAAGCACGGCGGGCTGGTCCTCTCCGACCAGGACGTCTTCGTCAACGTGGTGGGGGGGATACGGGTGCTGGAAACCAGCGCGGACCTCGCCGTGGGGCTCGCCATCGTCTCCAGCTTCAGAAACTCGGTGCTCCCCCAGGATCTGCTGGTGTTCGGGGAGGTGGGGCTTTCCGGAGAGATCCGCCCGGTCTCCAACGGGGAGTCACGGCTGAAGGAAGGGGTGAAGCACGGATTCACCCGCGCCATCGTCCCCAAGGGGAACGCGCCCAAGAAGGAGATCCCAGGGATGAAGGTGGTCGGGGTCACCTGTCTCGCCGAAGCCCTGGACGCCATCTAG